One region of Vicinamibacteria bacterium genomic DNA includes:
- a CDS encoding DUF5916 domain-containing protein → ANILSFSLMGGDGDFAQDNLFYSRRIGRAPQRSIDLGDDEYESAPRSTTIIGAAKLTGKTHDGWSVGMLDAVTADEYATIDTLGVQRQEVIEPLSNYLLARVQKDIDKGNTILGGMFTATTREGESADLSELHRSAYTGGLDFRHNWSDRTYYLNAKAVFSEVRGDPATILATQESPQRYYQRPDADYLSVDPLRTSLSGYGGTFDVGKEGGGHLRFSAGTTFRSPGLELNDVGFLRTADQIMQWSFVGWRIWEPFSIFRSLNINVNQWRGWDFGGTNLFDGGNVNAQLHFRNYWFLGLGLSRDGESISNHELRGGPSLRLPGGWGNWFNVRSDSRRRIGLYVGSWNFWGDNDWQRMTEIWSGITLRPVSAASISFEPNWSRRRRTLQYVETVDANDGDRYVFGSIDQSTFALTVRLSYSVTPDLSIQYYGQPFLSSGGYQDFKRITTPQASGFDDRFDVYDPTELSFDASSNEYVVDEGPDGANLYRFENPDFDFLQLRSNLVLRWEYTPGSTLYVVWSQDRTGDEAAGGYSLGEGLGELYRIAPYNVLLVKVSYRFAL, encoded by the coding sequence GGGACGACGAATACGAGTCGGCGCCGAGGAGCACGACGATCATTGGAGCTGCCAAGCTCACGGGAAAGACGCACGACGGCTGGTCCGTGGGGATGCTGGACGCCGTGACCGCGGACGAGTACGCGACAATCGATACTCTGGGCGTACAGCGGCAGGAAGTCATCGAGCCGCTCAGCAACTATCTCCTTGCCCGGGTCCAGAAAGACATCGACAAAGGGAACACCATTCTGGGCGGGATGTTCACCGCGACCACCCGCGAAGGGGAAAGTGCCGATCTCTCCGAATTGCATCGATCCGCCTACACCGGCGGTCTCGATTTCCGCCACAACTGGAGCGATCGGACTTATTACTTGAACGCCAAGGCGGTCTTCAGCGAGGTACGGGGCGATCCGGCAACGATTCTCGCAACCCAGGAATCTCCTCAGCGCTACTACCAGCGACCCGACGCCGACTATCTGAGCGTCGATCCTCTCCGAACGTCGTTATCGGGATACGGAGGGACCTTTGACGTGGGGAAAGAAGGAGGCGGACACCTCCGCTTCTCTGCCGGAACCACGTTTCGCTCCCCGGGACTCGAGCTGAACGACGTCGGATTTCTCCGGACTGCCGACCAGATCATGCAGTGGTCCTTCGTGGGGTGGCGAATCTGGGAGCCTTTCTCGATCTTCCGCAGCCTCAATATCAACGTCAACCAGTGGCGCGGCTGGGATTTCGGTGGCACGAACCTATTCGATGGCGGCAACGTGAACGCGCAACTGCATTTCCGCAACTACTGGTTCCTCGGGTTGGGGCTCAGTCGTGACGGTGAGTCGATATCGAACCACGAGCTGAGAGGCGGGCCGTCGCTCCGGCTCCCCGGCGGCTGGGGTAATTGGTTCAACGTCCGTTCCGATAGCCGGAGGCGAATCGGCCTCTACGTCGGAAGCTGGAATTTCTGGGGCGACAACGATTGGCAGAGGATGACCGAGATCTGGTCGGGCATCACGCTACGGCCGGTGAGTGCGGCCTCGATCTCTTTCGAGCCCAACTGGAGCCGTCGACGCCGTACGCTCCAGTACGTGGAGACGGTCGATGCCAACGACGGTGACCGGTACGTATTCGGAAGCATCGATCAGTCCACGTTCGCCCTGACCGTGAGGCTGAGCTACAGCGTCACTCCCGATCTCTCGATTCAATACTACGGCCAGCCTTTTCTTTCGAGCGGCGGATATCAGGACTTCAAGCGAATCACCACTCCGCAGGCGTCAGGCTTCGACGACCGCTTCGATGTCTACGATCCGACCGAGCTGTCCTTCGACGCCTCGAGCAACGAGTACGTGGTCGATGAAGGGCCGGACGGAGCGAACCTTTATCGGTTCGAAAACCCGGATTTCGATTTCCTCCAGCTCCGCTCGAATCTGGTGCTCCGTTGGGAGTACACGCCCGGCTCCACGCTATACGTCGTCTGGTCCCAGGATCGCACGGGCGACGAAGCGGCGGGTGGTTATTCTCTCGGCGAAGGTCTCGGCGAGCTCTACCGCATCGCTCCGTATAACGTCTTACTGGTGAAGGTCAGCTACCGATTCGCGCTCTAG